The following proteins come from a genomic window of Methylorubrum populi:
- a CDS encoding lipopolysaccharide biosynthesis protein, translating to MAVIAAFVLNAGLNFVLGIAIARMLGPADFGRFALATAGAVVLNTLLFEWLRLSATRFYSARVREAEPWIRRGLDRGYGAVALALFAAAALCAGLGIAVDPTPQGRLVMTAGTMVAAIGIGLFDYHAALARARFIGGAYLRLVVWKNVLAFVLMAGTAWLFPQPVWVLIAGGTSQFLAVIPMRKVLGDKALGQASALPRERIRETLRLFAAYALPLIAANAVYQLMPFLNRAAIAGTAGFAEAGYFALAADLGSRAFSTLGAALDLLLFQIAVQAEEHHGREAAETQVSRNIAIVVALLLPCAAGYWAVTPALQALIVPEEFRGPFADYTDLLIPGLLCLSIMNFALNPVFQIRRRTGPVVSAAMAGLAVNGLGLVLLPRWIGPQGVAVAQTLGLAAAVVVLGLRALTGTERLRLPTRDIALTAAACLAMVLGILPFRGLEPALALPVCVVVGVLVYGPLVWFLDIAGLRTVARERFPKRLPAPAR from the coding sequence ATGGCCGTCATCGCCGCCTTCGTCCTCAATGCCGGGCTCAACTTCGTCCTCGGCATCGCTATCGCCCGGATGCTGGGGCCGGCCGATTTCGGCCGCTTCGCCCTGGCCACGGCCGGTGCGGTCGTGCTCAACACGCTCCTGTTCGAGTGGCTGCGGCTCTCAGCGACGCGGTTCTACTCGGCGCGGGTGCGCGAGGCCGAGCCGTGGATCCGGCGCGGGCTCGACCGGGGCTACGGCGCCGTCGCGCTCGCGCTGTTCGCCGCCGCCGCTCTCTGCGCCGGCCTCGGGATCGCTGTCGATCCGACCCCCCAGGGCCGGCTGGTGATGACGGCCGGCACCATGGTCGCGGCGATCGGCATCGGGTTGTTCGACTACCACGCGGCGCTTGCCCGCGCCCGCTTCATCGGCGGCGCCTATCTCCGGCTCGTGGTGTGGAAGAACGTCCTGGCCTTCGTGCTGATGGCGGGCACGGCGTGGCTGTTTCCGCAGCCGGTCTGGGTGCTGATCGCGGGCGGAACGAGCCAGTTCCTGGCAGTGATCCCGATGCGCAAGGTCCTCGGCGACAAGGCGCTCGGCCAGGCCTCCGCCCTGCCCCGCGAACGGATACGGGAGACCCTGCGCCTGTTCGCGGCCTATGCCCTGCCCCTGATCGCCGCCAATGCGGTCTACCAGCTCATGCCCTTCCTCAACCGCGCCGCCATCGCCGGGACCGCGGGCTTTGCCGAGGCCGGCTACTTCGCCCTCGCCGCCGATCTCGGCTCGCGGGCCTTCTCGACGCTCGGCGCGGCGCTCGACCTGCTGCTGTTCCAGATCGCCGTGCAGGCGGAGGAGCATCACGGCCGCGAAGCCGCCGAGACCCAGGTCTCGCGCAACATCGCCATCGTGGTGGCTCTTCTCCTGCCCTGCGCCGCCGGCTACTGGGCGGTGACGCCGGCCCTGCAGGCGCTGATCGTGCCGGAGGAGTTCCGCGGTCCGTTCGCCGACTATACCGACCTGCTGATCCCGGGGCTGTTGTGCCTCTCGATCATGAACTTCGCGCTCAACCCCGTTTTCCAGATCCGGCGCCGGACCGGCCCGGTCGTCTCCGCCGCCATGGCCGGCCTGGCCGTCAACGGTCTCGGTCTCGTCCTCCTGCCGCGATGGATCGGACCGCAGGGCGTCGCCGTCGCGCAGACCCTGGGTCTCGCCGCAGCGGTCGTGGTGCTCGGCCTGCGGGCGCTGACCGGGACCGAGCGCCTGCGCCTGCCCACTCGCGACATCGCCCTGACCGCGGCCGCCTGCCTCGCGATGGTCCTGGGCATCCTGCCGTTCCGAGGCCTGGAGCCGGCGCTGGCGCTGCCGGTCTGCGTCGTGGTCGGGGTGTTGGTCTACGGCCCGCTCGTCTGGTTTCTCGACATTGCGGGGCTGCGCACGGTGGCGCGGGAGCGTTTTCCGAAACGGCTCCCCGCGCCGGCCCGTTGA